DNA from Brassica napus cultivar Da-Ae chromosome C4, Da-Ae, whole genome shotgun sequence:
gagaaaCCTTAAACCCATGTAAGAATCAAGgctaatcatgttaattagcaagagaaacacaaatataagatgaagtacttccttagattatcaaaagattcaagcttttacaagtttagacaaagtcttgagagaaaatgagataccatataaaattaggtctaaaatgtatttaaaatagCTTAAAACTTGAACCGGGTCGACCCGACAAACCCGGGTTCGACCTGGAAAACCAAATGGAAAAGTGGTCTCGGAATTGGCCGCGGACAGGCTTGACCCACGGCCGTGGTCCGCGGTTCACCCACTCCATATTCGACCTCTCGGGACGCAATCCGCGGACGGAGTCGACCCGCAGTCGACGTCCGCGGTCCACCCTCGTCCAATTCCGCGGACAGCCTTCACCCGCGGCCGACGTCCGCGGCCTATCCACGCGAACCTCAAGCTCTCTGGTTCGAATCCGCGGACTGGTGTTGTCCGCGGTTTCCGTCCGCGGGATGGTCCGTCTCGGTTGATCTCTTGGGAGCAATTCCGCGGCCTGGTCCAGTCCGACCTGGTCGTCTGCGGCCTGGTTCATTTTCTTGCTTTTGCCACTTTTCTTCATGCTTGCCCATCAAACTCTCCAAACTTCAACTTTAGCTTTTACAAACCTCAAATACTACACATGTATATGCTATGTACCTAATTAGACTCTAAATGCATCTTAAATGATCTAAATAAGTAAGGAAATGATGTTTAAAACCATGCAAAATCTCAAGACATCAATCCATCTCGACAATAACGTGGTCCTGGTTTGCGATTCTCAAATTCTCAGTTGCCTCATCGTGGTTTACGAGTCTATATCTATATGACTATATCCGCTGATGATATAGTTCACCTATTATGGTCCAATCGATCTTCCGTTGGTTTACTGCTTTTGTTTCGAGGGTTCGGTTTCATATATAATGCTGTCTTTAATGCTAGACTCCGAGAATCGTGACAACCCTTATGAAGAAAATATAGCAATGACTTTGGATCCCACCCATAACATTCAGTTGACGTTCTTGTCTagacttttttttgtctttccaCTATCTTCAtgcttgttttttttggttgctTTAAGTGCTTCATGTTGCGCTCTTTAGAAAACTATATTTAATTGTGTGATCCTCATCATCGAACGTGAGTTTAAGCACATGTGTTGATACTATTGTGCTCCTGGTTTGAAACCCGGTGAAAAGAATACTTTACACCCCATATCATCAAAGTCTGGCTCCAGACCATGGAAAAGATTAGGACCCAAGGCCCAAACTCATCATAGTTAAAGCCAATGAAACATAAATATGCTAGctaaagatttataatattaatgagAATGCATAgtagaaatttaaattaattatattttatatatttgtttttactgAACAAGCTTAAAATGTGACCTgtgaatttaattatatttctcttttgcaacatatatatatatatatacacatttaacATAGATAATACGAAAATTTAAACAACGTGCAACTAGTTACCTTATTACCCGTAGGAATTTTTGTTCTAAAACTTCACATATTTTTACCATACCTACTAATTGATGTACTTGAGATGTATTTTCTCTAGCTCCTGAAAAAGACAACATATAGACTGGAGTATGGAATCCTGTTTACTCACTTTTAAAATGGTATGATCCACATATCAAAATAATGTAAGCCAGACTAGGATTAGTTTTGGATCCACATGatgtcaaaaaagaagaagttatttttaaatagaaggccctcaaaaaaataaaattaatcttaTGTCTGGTTTTAATTCTGTACGTACTGGTTTATGTGGCTTTAATTCTTTCCTGGTTTACCTCTAGATTATCTGTGTTAAATTAGTACGGATATGAATTATGTGAATAAATAGGTCTGGTTTTAGACTATGATGGACGAGATTTGGTACATGGGAGGAAGAGTCATATACTCAAAAGTAAAGTGACGACAGTTAAGCTCTAGATAGCtcaatgagtaaatcgaagttATAAAAGTCGATATCGTGTAGCGAAAAATTCCTTCGAAACCAGGTTTGAAGAAGAAGTCTTGTCGGAGGGAAGATGCTCCTTTTCTTGGTTCAGTCTGCAACGTTTCACATAAGTATTCGGACGTGCAGCCGTGTTTGAGAGTGTAATCTAAGATTACCAATTTCCTACATGTTGTAAACCGTGAGTTTCTCTGACGTTAATCATACATTCtatgaaatttaattttctgaCGAGTTATTCTTGGGATCACCCATAGAGtagaattttattatttcaaattcgctatcttttagaaaagaaaaccaaatattatcaagttatattatgtatttaaaataaaaaagtaaaataaacaataaaataaaatagcagTTAcataaaaaagaattaaaaaaatatttctaacgtcgtcagcaaatccataaaccctaaatcataaactctaaacccttggattagtcataaactctaaatcaaaaatactaaacactaaaacataaaccctaaatcctaaatcctaaatcctaaaccctaaaccctaaaccctaaacccttgaatgttttagtatttagtatttttgatttagagttagGATTTAtacaagggtttaggatttacccaagggtttagagtttaggatttagggtttaaggattaggatttaaggtttagtgtttttctggtttaaaatatatttttttttgtaattactattttttttattttttatttttatctttttattttaaaaacataatataacttgacaatattttgttttcttttataaaagatattgcATATGAAATAGAGTGAATCTGTAGGTTCACCCCTACGGTGAATCTGTAGGTTCACCCCCAAGGGTGAATCTGTAGGTTCATCAAACAATAGGAAGTCATTGTTTTATATtcagtatcttttaaaaaaggaaacaaaatattgtcaatttatatcatgtttttaaaataaataaaatgtaaaaaaaaatggtactagattcaaaaaaaaaaaatatttagcgccgtcagcaaaacactaaatcctaaaccctaaactcttgggtgaaccctaaacccttaggtaaaccataaactcttggataaattttaaaccctaaatcaaaaacactaaagctaaatcttaaaaacactaaacccaagggtttaaggatTAAGATTAaggttttagtgtttttaaaatttagtgtttagtatttttgatttagggtttaggatttatccaagggtttatggtttatccaagggtttatgatttatccaagggtttagggtttagtattttgctgacggcgttaaatatattttttttgcatctattactatttttatttatttttatttttttacttaattttaaaattatgatacaaattgataatattttgtttccttttttaaaagatattgaatataaaataacgaATTTCTATTGGtaaacccaagaataactctatgaaataacacaatcttattggttggtgaacccaagaataattATTTTCCTAGAGGTAGATGCTAATTTCCTCTTTTGTAAACTAGTATTGACATTAAATAATGTAAGATTTGTTTATTTACAGAAAATATAAGTTTTGTCAAATAAAGGTATATACATTTGACAATAACATATCGCAATTAATACCGTAGTAATTTGTACTAGTGTGACAGTTCTATGACTGCTACATATTGAGACAAATCTCTAGTAAATATGTCGCAAATCTATAACAAATAAAAGGTGCTAGTAAAAATGTCTATAGCAAAACAAATAACACTCTTTTTTTCGCTTCCATCCAGAGTCCAGACATTACGATTACATAGTACATGTCTAAATTGTGTGACATAAGATAAAATCAGTAATTTATCTTGTCTAGTGTCTCGTGTCTCTTCGACAACTACGACCTAAATAAATAGGCTTGACAAAGAGAACTAATCTCAACTTTTCACCGAGAAACATGAAAAACAAGAAAGCCAGCCACCACCGTCCCCTGGTTTGGGATCATCCGAGTAAGAAATGGGCTTTGGTTCTGGTCTTGATATATCCGTTTTACCACTTTCATCCTTCACCTGAAGTGCCGGTTTTGGATCTTGTTGGGACTCAGGTAATCTAcagaaatataataaatttggaAACAAAATTAAAGCAAATATTAGAGCTTAACTAATAACTAATTCAAAACCGGTTTGGTCCAACAAATCTGGTTCCTACTATGTAGCCCGTTCTGAAGATTGGACAACTACTTACATGGGAAATGCAAAAGAAGCTGCGCTGTTATTGCTGGTGTCGGAGCGATAAGACTTGGTCGGACTTAACTGACGTTGCCGAGGTTGATCCGGTTTAGATACATTGGTTCGGCCATCTCGATTAGCGGCTTCTGGTCCGGTTTCCGCTTCCAGGATGTTgacctcttttgttccagcatCCGTCAAATTAGTCTTGTTATCAATGTTGTTGTTGTCGTTAATATACGTAGCAGTATAGTCGAAATTGGAGAGTTCTCCAGATTTATACATTTTGGTGAAACTTTGATCTCCCATGTGAATACTAAACAAATCGTTAGATTGAGTACTCCATTCTTGTTTAGAAGTCATTGTGGTTGCGAAAACAGATGGTGGAATCCGATCTGGTTCATAGCCTGGTTTCGTTCCCTGATCCATAATTGTGTCTGTCTCCcaagaaaaagaaatagaagTAACGATTAGAgatcaatatataatatgtaaactAGGTTATCTTTTTCAGAAACGGAATATTTGTAACCATAATGATCTAATTTACACATCATAACAAATGTAATTTACCTAACGAACTAATCCTCCGTTAAGGGGATTAATTATAAGGCAGAAAGTTTGGGTTTCGGTTATGTTATAACTATAACTGTGTCGTCCTTAATAATGACTTTGTTGTTTTCGTTGGATAACAAaagtaattaaataaacaaacgtCATTAGAGAGTTAATTGTAAAGATAAAACGTGTGGACTTcagttataagttataaccaaaattttgtttgttgAAGAATTGGGACAAATCAAAAAGCTAATTAAGAGCCTTGTTCGAAGGTGTTAATATCATGCAACAGAAAGTGCTTCCAACAACCAAAGCTCAAAGGAGCTAGCAAACGGAGTCGGAATTTGACGGGATTTGGGTAAAATATTAATCTTATACGATTTTGTGATttacgaaaaaaaaacaaaaaaaacaaaaactacaaGTAATAGCAAAGTTAGAACACGTAAACAAAGAAATATACAAAAACGACAAGCTACATACACGTCATTGTTATCCAAAAGATGTCTGATCGAGAAACAccaattttgaatatttaaactTGGAGACTTTTGTTGTTtccacaatttaaaaaaatttgagtgttttaaaaaatttgagttCTCATCGTGGTTGCCATGAACTGAAGGTTACAAGGACAGTTTCAACTTGAAAAATACCTGGAACCAGCTAAGATGACATGCCCCAACCGTAGATTGGGCCCGAGCAATCTGGTTTAAACACTCCACACTAAAGTAGTCTTTCCTAGCTTTCCTAGAGTGGGTCACGATCCAAAACAGGCACTCAACCTGTGATAGAATGAGTCAATGGAACCAAAGCACAAACACAGATTGTGTTTTATGCAATTTAGCCATGTAAACAAGGAACCATCTATTTTTCGAGTGTACTTTCTCTGCTGAGCTGGGGAAAATTAATGAAGGGACTGCTCAAGGAGCATTATGTACAGGACTGGAGTGGTCTGCTGCAGGTTCTAACAGCTGCACACCAGCTGCGAATGCATAAGTTTATCACAAGATATGTGTTTCAGTTGGCTATACACATCATATGGAAGGAAAGGAATGGAAGGCGACATGGCGAAATACCAGAGAGCTCTTCAACTATCGCCAAGATGTTAGACAGGGTAGTGCGAAATAGAGTTTCTTCGATCCGCAACTGATGGGAGATAGGAAGTATGATGACTGTTACCAAGTGTGGCTAGAAACAAGATGAGTATCATAAGGCTATGTTTGTGAAAGAAATGTAAAAAcagtattttctttttgaatcaatttaacattcattcagaAAGAAAAGCCGGCAGCCTTCAAACTTCGCAGATAATAGTTCTGATTGGTTTAACATTTCGTTTTAGGCCGTGATTTTAGAATTTTGGTGGGTGaaatttaactataaatttttattatgttaatttaagtatttattaaaatttgattgatAGTTAACATGTAGAAGCTATGAAATCTTAtgattgtttgattggcaagcattgtaaaagcATCATCCTCTTTATTATCCAATCAAAAGTTATTGGAAAAGAATTTGGATAACATTTATGCTAATACTCTCTTACTGATCTTTGATCAATGCTATCAATGCTCTCAAGCTTTtggtagaaaatttatatttaaaatatataaaaattcaaaaatgattatatataagGGAAATTAGCATGtataaccataaaaaaaaatcaccaaatAACCATATGAACAATATGGATAGAATATGCAATACATTATTATGTGATATTACTAAATCTGTCCCTAAACAATCTCAACctttgattcaatttttttgctttttttcttattctcttTTCTTCATTTCCCCTGACATTTAATATGATCTATAATTTATTTACCAATATAGTTTAgccaaataataatattagaataaatcatacatttttttacatatactgtattttaaatttttcaaacgtatatttatttctttcaaaatatataaattgttattaCTACGAATATCTCATTCTagcacatatttaaaatatttttcttcctctctctctccttcaccTCCCcctcatatattttaaatatgaatcATTAATTCCCTACCAATCCTTTTATTAAATACATTAATGAGAGCATACATCTTACATCATATTTCTTTTATAGAATTCCATTACTGTTTTATCATCAGTTCTACCAATCAACCCCTCAGTTGGATAGTGGTTCTAATATTCACATTCCAATTCTGTCTTAATTAATGGAATACTGCAAAGAAAATATCACGTCGATGTCTACGTCAACGGGATCCTCTGTCTCCGTATTTGTATAATATTGTTCTGATACGAAAGAAAAAACAATGGCATTAAAGTGGTCGTTGGAGTTCCAGCTACAAGACCTATTTTCTGTGCTGatgattcttttttcttttggattgCAAGAAGAAGAATTGAGATTTAAAGGATGTGTTCATCTTGTGCAAACATTGCACGGGTCAAAAGATCAATCAAGATTACTTTTGGATCAAGAGTCCATGGAGATAAGCAAGATTTCTTGAAAAGTATTTTGAGTATTTCTTAGCATGGTGGTTGGTGGATGCGAGAAAGTGTTTAGGTTTATCTGAACAATTTGAAAAAGGAAGTAAATGTAACCGTAGTTGTAAATCGAGTTAAACAACATACTTCCCATTTGATTTCCAGAATTTTGTGTCAAACATGTCAAGAAATTATGTTGAAAACAGTGGCAATTGAAACTCTAGTTTATTCGATTGCCGTGTTTCAATCTACCAGCCAATACCACGATCAACAACATGGTATTCCATGTgtaacctgaaaaaaaaatcaatatacaaAGAAAGAAGAGGGCATTGGTTTCAGAGATTTGGCCCAATTTAATGATGCATTACTTGCAAACCAAGAATAGAGGTTACTCAATAAACCGGACTGTTCATTTGCGAAACTATATAAGACCCAATATTTTTGAGATCGTCATCTGTTTGAAGCAAAAACAAGACGCAATCAATCATATGGTTGGGAGTCAATATTATCAGGTGTAGAATTATACTTAAGCAAGGGACAAGGTTTATAGTTGGAGATGGGAAAGATATTACTGCCTCTCGAGACGATTGGTTTCCAGTATATCCACCATGGCCAGCAAATATGACCACTTCCAATACCTTTTGTGTAGACCAGTTATTAACACATCACCATATAAACATTAGAATTTGGAGATAATGCAATCAGCTCTTCCTCCTGATGATCAAACTTCAGTAAAATTGATCCATCTTTCTcaaaaacaagaacatgaccaaTTGATATAGAACTACACACATGATTGTAACTATTATGTCTCCTCGGGGTATGGGTTTCTATGTCAACACCTGCCTTTCAATCCTGTGAACCATCCATGTAGCTAGGGATccaattctcaaaaaaaaaaaaggaatctcAATATAGTGCCAAAACTGAAACGTCTTCTCTCGTAAATTCTATCAAAGCTTTAAGCACAACTCTACAAGGTTAAACTATAGAGGAATGCATCTAGATCTTATTTTTCAGCAATGTGCCCTTGAACCAGAATCTATTGATCATTGTTTACATGTTTAGAATTGTGGGGATATGGAGACTATCAAAACTCCCTTATCATTATTTGTTAAACACAAATTATAGTGTTGACGAAAAATATATACTTTGGCCAATTTATACGGACAAACATCAATTACTACTCATCAACAACACTTACCGTTTTGGAATGTTATGGCGGATATGGAAATCACACAAATTCTTGTTATTCAGGAAgcagaaattttattttcatgaaACAGTGGATTATGCAATGGCTGACGTTGAAGAATGGATGGCATATATGAGCTCAAATCACCATAACAATACCCATTGGCAACTATCACAAAAGACCTGATGGACCATACCCATTACCGGTCTGCTCAAATGCAATTATGAAGCTGCCTTCGGTCTCCATACGGGTAACCGTTATTGGTGGCTGGATCGTCAGGGATTGTCAAGGCTTAACAAAAATGTGGGGATCAGGTTGTGCAGGTAATTAACGCTGGACCGAGTTTTGAAGTAGATGGTTATAGCAATACAAAATGTTTGGAGTGCAAGATTATCTCAAATCGTTGTCGAAGGAGATTCAAAAGTTTTGATTAATACCTTAAATGGTACACATGAAAATGTTGTTGGGCCTAATATTATAGCCTAATGGCTAAATTAATAAAAGGCAAAATGTGAATACAAATGGGCCTACGGGTCACATGGCAAAAGCCTGGTTGACTTTAGTGAATGAAACTTAACAACATCCCACATCGGGGAAGTAGAGAGGAGATGAGCAATATATATATGCTCATGTGTTATGAGTGGTTAAACGGCTCAAGGAGAGAGAAAATCTCTCCACGCGCGAACCTCCGCCGTCTGACCGGTTCAACTGGACAGAGGGTCTCTggcccaataaaaatttttttggaccaagttaagctcaatgTTTTGCCATTCAATTCGGAAAAAAACAACatgcaattttatttaaaatgacaaGTAGTTggtctagaaaataaaaacgtcatgcaTTTTATCCTCTCGAAATTTTTAAACGAGACGAGAGAGAGTTGGGAATAAGTTTTCGAAACTCAACTTCCCGTGATCTCCGCGAGATTTTCGCCCACGTGCAGCAACTGTTGCGGGAGGTggctctctttcttctctttaaaTATCACCTCTCCTCTTCATTCATTGATGAGGTTTTTCACATCGAAACCAACAGCAAAATTCCCTTACCGTAAGTCATAAAAtccgagagtgtttcgtagagtatTTAGTTCGTTAGGGCGTTCACGAGTGAAGCGTGAATcctctgccatggttgtatcctgggactcgaTATTCGTACAGTTTCGTCTCACTAACGGATCGAATATTTAgggttaaggaaagagattatatCTCGATTCCATGTTCGTTCGTGAATACGATCTCTTATCATTTTTGTATTCTCTTTTACAATCGTCAATTTCCTCAACATATCGCTTTTATTATATCGTTTTTGTCAGTCCGGTTATCCGGcttctacaatcttaactctAAATTCGCTTTCTATTTAAAGCGTTTGATCGGATTGAAAAACGGTTTAACAAGGATTTGTTAACGGTTTTTAGAacgatgtttgcgatttgctctGTAGCATTTCCACGAAACATTTCTTAATTATCTCATAAACGGTTTGCGTTTTGCTCTGTAGCACTACTGAAAAACGTTTATCTATATACGACTCGAAGAGACTTTTTATGGTTTCATTGAAACGATGTTTACGATTTGCTATTTGCTTATCCGTGAAAcgtttctttgttcttttgtaAACGTGTTTGCAAATTGCTTTATAGcccttccgcgaaacgtttcttaTGTATTTCATAACGATTTGCGGAATGCTTTCAAGCATTATCACCaaacattttttgatataaGATTCTTAAAACAAAAGTATACGAATCGTTTCCAAAGCCGCttctgtaagacccgatcccggccgactaggccgcggtcgatgcctcacgtcgctcagtccatacccggaccgaacctctaaaaattttgccctttatttaaaatatcgcccattggcgagggctaattcagatcttagctcaagactaccttagtcattccctaacttagatcatttcaacttatgcacagcggaataacatctatcatccattggactaaatccaatctaacacttgtctggtcagatcacctcagctactggtcagtaaacacaactgccaaCTAGCTCCAAGGTCTCCTGAGactagaccaagtcatacaatcagaggttccattcccctaaccattctatctagatctatgcaacatttctagatcatacctttgccacatccacggagcttgttagctcatcggcccagctacactagctgaatgaactcataaaccagctgatcgagctgcgaggtagccttgcccagctccccgt
Protein-coding regions in this window:
- the LOC106393221 gene encoding uncharacterized protein LOC106393221, whose protein sequence is MDQGTKPGYEPDRIPPSVFATTMTSKQEWSTQSNDLFSIHMGDQSFTKMYKSGELSNFDYTATYINDNNNIDNKTNLTDAGTKEVNILEAETGPEAANRDGRTNVSKPDQPRQRQLSPTKSYRSDTSNNSAASFAFPM